The genomic stretch GAATGaacggaagaaaaaagaatatGATTGGAGGACAAATTGAAAGTCTAAACGTACCAAGAGTCTCTTCTTTCCTCCGCCAAGCGATGATCAACAGCAGGGCCCCCGATGTCGCCGTAATACGAACTGGTGATGCTCGAATCACTAGTGGCGATCGACGCTATCGAACCGAAACGGGAATAGGCATCGTATGAAGGCGACATAGCGCTGTCCTCATCGTCTCCTCGGAAGCTAAATGATCGCAGCGAGTCTGGAGAATTGCGCTCACTATCGCCAGAGCTAGGCGAAGCCATAGGAGGCGTATTGGCAGCACCAAACGAGAACCCAGGCGAGGGCAAAGGCCCTGGGATTGGAGACGCCAAAGGGCGCTGCGAGAGCGCATACAAGCGCTGGTCGGGAAGAGAGACCCTGATAGCGGCGTTGTAAGGTGTGGTGACAGGAGAGGGAGATTGACTTTGATGGGTCCTAGTGATAGAAGGGAAACGGGTTGAACGGGAGTCCATCGAAAGGCGACGCAGGCTCGCCTGCTGGGGCATAGATGCGAAACCGGACAGCATGCCACGCCTCTGATGAGGTGGTGGATGGTATCCATAAGGCATGCGATTAAGCTGATGTTGGTGGCGAGTGCCGTTATTAGCGCCTGGCATCACAACACCTACCCCTGGACCATACAACGCGCTATTTTTTGCCCTGGCCAAACTAGCAAAGGGGTTCGAAGCGAGACGTGCCAGGCTAGCATCAACGGAGCAGCGGCGAAGGAAAGGATCAAATTCAGTGTTGGGACTGTCCATGGAGGAATTGGGCTGGGGAAACGCGTTGAGAGGAAGCGAGCCGCGTCTGTGTATGTGGAGATCAGGGTTGTTCCCTGAGCTACTGGAGCTACTGTCGGAATTGGAAGAAACGAATGTGTTGGTAGGAGGACGGATAGGCAGGGTGGCGCTGTCTGGTGCAGGGTCTACAGGAGAGTTTTGCCAAGGGAAGTTATTCGAGTCGGTGACGAGACGAAGACTTGGTGGAGAGATTGGTGCGGGTGTGGTGGCATTCGGAGAGAGAGAATACGCGTCTATTTCGTCATGCGACGAGCCTTGACGCTGGAGGGAGTCAGAAACGTCGTCCTTGCCAGGGAGCGAAGAGTAGTCGTCGTCCTTGAAATCCTCGATGGACACCTTGGACAGAGCGCCCTTACCACCCTTGACCTTTTCCTTCGCTCGGCTatcagaaaaaaagagaaaaagttGAAAGACAGAGAGAGAACATAAGAAACATGAAAACGGACCGATTCTGGAACCAGACCTGGAACGCGTCGGTGAGGAGGGAGAGTAGACGCGAAAAGAGCAAGACATACCTGGACACCGCGGGGAGTCATGTCGAGCTGGAGGGCAAG from Psilocybe cubensis strain MGC-MH-2018 chromosome 2, whole genome shotgun sequence encodes the following:
- a CDS encoding Homeobox protein HD-10, translated to MGYQNTPYPRPLVPNNPDCAPVDFRAFYPYTPNEVKHRKRTTSAQLKVLESVFKNDTKPNAALRSELALQLDMTPRGVQVWFQNRRAKEKVKGGKGALSKVSIEDFKDDDYSSLPGKDDVSDSLQRQGSSHDEIDAYSLSPNATTPAPISPPSLRLVTDSNNFPWQNSPVDPAPDSATLPIRPPTNTFVSSNSDSSSSSSGNNPDLHIHRRGSLPLNAFPQPNSSMDSPNTEFDPFLRRCSVDASLARLASNPFASLARAKNSALYGPGVGVVMPGANNGTRHQHQLNRMPYGYHPPPHQRRGMLSGFASMPQQASLRRLSMDSRSTRFPSITRTHQSQSPSPVTTPYNAAIRVSLPDQRLYALSQRPLASPIPGPLPSPGFSFGAANTPPMASPSSGDSERNSPDSLRSFSFRGDDEDSAMSPSYDAYSRFGSIASIATSDSSITSSYYGDIGGPAVDHRLAEERRDSCASGHFLGMMSGLDVGHGAESMHVPTYTPQEDYQYSNVTDGVELTATSNVQHQHHHQQQQVQPNSDPNYPSPTSTITPRDSPHAQDTTVVTGTPPISISTSSELAFALDSKSNQKANGQEQYLTYGSEPQVASEQDGASYYPAQNQDAHTQDSQQEITFPTSNYSESYSGDASQQQHQQQQQVDMFNVFDPSGHYADPLPATMPAANIGNGMNAFVAYT